In a genomic window of Methanosarcina horonobensis HB-1 = JCM 15518:
- a CDS encoding tRNA uridine(34) 5-carboxymethylaminomethyl modification radical SAM/GNAT enzyme Elp3: MKEAEYNRACRSILEKVLAGETKDEDQLNRVKKDVSKQNHLSSLPRNGDIIMQGTPEEQAVIKEFLRRKPVRTISGVAVIAVMTSPAPCPHGVCLPCPGGPNSAFKSPQSYMGREPAAMRAIQHEFDPYSQVQSRLSQLKEIGHDVEKVELIIMGGTFSARSLDYQEWFSKRCLEAMNDFTGTEWRNRAWKIGKISPYIPLEEVQKANETADIRNVGITFETRPDWAKEEHVDEFLRLGGTKVELGVQSVYDFVLARMQRGHGVAEIVRANRVLRDSAFKVGFHMMPHLPGADSELDLRGFKKLFEDPRFRPDYLKIYPTLVTEGTPLYRMWEAGEYHALSDEEAAELVADIKAVLPKWVRLQRIQRDIPAHQIYAGVRKSNLRQLAEEKLREKGGKCRCIRCREVGHNSLKGRRISEKDIELTTETYEACDGKEHFIAFEDLSADVLIGFTRLRFPAAPHRQELQNSALIRELHVYGSMVPVGKGAKQKEWQHRGYGKELIERAEEIASESGYEKLAIISGIGAREYYRKLGYSLDGVYMSKPMRD, translated from the coding sequence ATGAAAGAAGCTGAGTATAACAGGGCCTGCAGGAGTATCCTTGAAAAGGTACTTGCCGGCGAAACAAAAGACGAAGACCAGTTGAACAGAGTAAAAAAAGATGTGAGTAAGCAAAATCATCTTTCCAGCCTGCCAAGAAACGGAGATATAATTATGCAGGGTACACCTGAGGAGCAGGCTGTAATAAAAGAATTCCTCAGGCGAAAACCCGTAAGGACAATTTCAGGAGTCGCAGTAATTGCTGTAATGACTTCTCCTGCCCCATGCCCTCACGGAGTCTGCCTTCCCTGTCCCGGCGGCCCCAATTCGGCATTTAAATCCCCTCAGAGCTACATGGGAAGAGAACCCGCAGCAATGAGAGCTATTCAACATGAGTTTGACCCTTACTCCCAGGTCCAGTCCAGGCTTTCCCAGTTAAAGGAAATAGGCCATGATGTGGAGAAAGTGGAACTGATAATTATGGGAGGCACTTTTTCCGCACGCAGCCTTGACTATCAGGAATGGTTCAGCAAACGCTGTCTGGAAGCAATGAACGATTTCACAGGCACGGAATGGAGGAACAGAGCCTGGAAGATCGGAAAAATCTCTCCGTATATTCCTCTTGAAGAGGTTCAGAAAGCCAACGAAACAGCTGATATCCGCAACGTGGGAATAACCTTCGAGACACGGCCAGATTGGGCAAAAGAGGAGCATGTAGACGAATTCCTCAGGCTGGGCGGGACAAAGGTCGAGCTTGGAGTCCAGAGTGTTTATGATTTTGTTTTAGCCAGGATGCAGAGAGGACACGGAGTTGCGGAAATTGTCAGAGCTAATCGGGTTTTAAGGGACAGTGCATTTAAAGTAGGTTTCCACATGATGCCTCACCTTCCCGGAGCAGATTCCGAACTCGACCTGAGAGGATTTAAAAAACTCTTTGAAGACCCTCGTTTCAGGCCGGATTACCTCAAAATTTATCCTACTCTTGTGACTGAAGGTACACCTCTGTACAGAATGTGGGAAGCCGGAGAATATCACGCACTTTCAGACGAAGAGGCTGCAGAGCTTGTTGCGGACATAAAGGCTGTCCTGCCCAAATGGGTAAGACTCCAGCGCATCCAGAGAGATATTCCTGCCCATCAAATTTATGCAGGCGTCAGAAAAAGTAATCTCAGGCAGCTTGCAGAGGAAAAACTCAGGGAAAAAGGAGGAAAGTGCCGCTGCATACGCTGCAGAGAGGTTGGACATAACAGCCTGAAAGGGAGAAGGATAAGCGAAAAAGATATCGAGCTAACTACGGAAACTTACGAGGCCTGTGACGGTAAAGAGCACTTTATCGCATTTGAAGACCTTTCGGCAGATGTCCTTATAGGTTTTACACGTTTGCGTTTCCCGGCTGCTCCTCACCGCCAGGAACTGCAGAACTCTGCCCTTATAAGAGAACTGCATGTTTACGGCTCGATGGTGCCTGTAGGAAAAGGAGCAAAGCAGAAGGAATGGCAGCACCGCGGGTATGGAAAGGAACTCATTGAGCGCGCTGAAGAAATTGCATCAGAGTCCGGCTACGAAAAACTTGCAATAATCAGCGGAATAGGTGCCAGGGAATACTACCGAAAACTCGGGTACAGTCTTGACGGAGTATACATGTCAAAACCTATGAGGGACTAA